The following coding sequences are from one Macaca mulatta isolate MMU2019108-1 chromosome 7, T2T-MMU8v2.0, whole genome shotgun sequence window:
- the LOC114679596 gene encoding uncharacterized protein LOC114679596, with protein sequence MQLTRRKLLHLCSAKLQREREIGVAGGGARRSSALQQGGRGSSGTARSLESPASRAGSEAPGAAGRGASVGPGLPRCTWPSPAPPSPRPPPRRWVCWVRRTHRGGSGVCRALFAFRSLAGSLCKPSGVGSTEGEAAAPGSRRRSGRPRVCLLVCLRATWLQWINDSG encoded by the exons atGCAATTAACAAGAAGAAAATTGTTACATTTGTGTTCTGCTAAATTGCAGAGAGAGCGAGAGATAGGGGTTGCCGGCGGAGGAGCCCGGCGCTCGAGCGCTCTACAGCAGGGGGGTCGCGGGAGCTCGGGGACAGCGCGGTCCCTGGAGTCCCCCGCCTCGCGGGCAGGGAGCGAGGCTCCGGGGGCGGCCGGGCGGGGGGCGAGCGTCGGGCCGGGACTGCCTCGGTGCACTTGGCCGAGCCCTGCACCCCCAAGCCCGCGGCCCCCGCCCCGCCGCTGGGTCTGCTGGGTCCGGCGGACGCACCGCGGAGGCTCCGGAGTTTGCAGGGCGCTCTTCGCCTTCCGATCGCTCGCGGGGAGTTTGTGCAAACCTTCCGGAGTTGGGAGCACCGAGGGGGAAGCAGCGG CCCCCGGATCTCGGAGGCGCTCCGGGCGACCGCGCGTGTGTCTGCTCGTGTGTTTGCGAGCAACCTGGCTGCAGTGGATTAACGACTCGGGTTAA